The Candidatus Saccharibacteria bacterium oral taxon 955 DNA segment ATCGACAGTGTGCCGATTGTACTTGACGTCCATACGCCAGACGAGATAGTCGCGACCGTCAAGGCGATTGCCCCTAGTTTTGGGGCCATCAACCTCGAAGATATCGCCGCACCAAAGTGCTTCGAGATTGAAGAACGACTCAAGGCTGAGCTTGACATTCCAGTATTTCATGATGATCAGCACGGCACGGCCGTTGTGACACTTGCTGGGCTAATTAATGCCATGAAAGTCGTCAAAAAAGACCTCAAAAGTGCAAAAATTGTCATGATTGGCGCTGGTGCGGCCGGTACTGCGATCGCCAAGCTACTTCACAAATATGGTGCGGAGAATATCTACGCCGTCGACAGTCGCGGCATCATTTCTGACGCTCGCGACGACTTAAATGAAGAAAAAAAGGCTCTCATGAGCTATCTACGTACCGATATTTCAGGTAAGCTTAGCGATGCGATTACCGACGCCGACATTTTCATCGGTGTGTCAAAACCAGGCCTCCTCACTCCAGAGTTAGTCGCCAAGATGGCGAATAAACCTGTCGTCTTTGCTCTCGCCAACCCAGTACCCGAAATCATGCCAGACGTGGCCAAAGAAGCTGGAGTAGCGGTGATCGCTACCGGCCGAAGTGATTTTCCAAATCAAGTCAACAACGCCATCGCCTTTCCTGGCATATTCCGTGGAGCGCTTGACCATGGAGTCAAAAAAATCACCGACGACCACAAAATTGCCGCCGCCGAAGCACTTGCGTCACTCGTCGACAACCCAACTCCTGAGGAAGTTATCCCCTCACCATTTGACGACAGGGTCGTTCCAGCTGTTGCCCAGGTTATTCGCTAGAGTGTCGCAACTAACCCTATAGAGCTGACTAAATCACACGATTAATCTCTTCAATGGTAGTTTCGCCACGAAGAGCAGCCAGTACGCCAGCTTGCTCGAGCGTCAGCATACCGTGCGATCTTGCAACTTTCTCGATTGTCTCAGAATGGATATCAGAAATATCACCTCTGATAAATTTCTGGATATCTTCATCGACCACCATCTGCTCCATAATTACCATGCGTCCACGGTATCCAAACGGCGCATCATTACTCGGCTTCGGTCGCCAAAGCTTAAATGAATCAAGATCTGGATGATCGATACCCTCTGGTATCCCTTCAAGTACTTTTCTCACATAATTTCGCGTCGCCTCGTCGGGTTCATAGGCTTCTTTCGTCTCATCGACAAGTCGTCGAACGAGACGCTGAGCAATCACGAGACGAACCGCTGAGCTAAATATCGGATTTACGCCGATCATATCGATAATACGACTAAATGCCGCGCTGGTTGAGCTAGCGTGAAAGCTCGAAAGCACCAAATGTCCAGTGATAGATGCCTGGATCGCTGTCCGCGCCGTATCAACATCACGAATCTCGCCGACCATCACTACATCTGGATCGAGGCGCAAGACGCTCCTCAGGCCGTCGGCAAAACTCTGTCCATGCGTCGTATCGATCGGGATCTGAGAAATACCAGATAGACCATATTCGATCGGATCCTCAAGTGTTATCAGCTTTCTATCTGATGTATTGAGAGCATTTAGCATGCTATAAAGCGTAGTTGACTTACCCGACCCAGTCGGTCCTACCATCAATACCAAGCCACGTGGATGACTAATCACTTCATCAATTTCACGACGTTGTTTTTCTGGGATACCAAGCAGATCGAGATTTAGTAGCGACTCATCAAAATTAAACAAACGAAGCACCGCATCTTGACCGTACATTGTCGGTACAGTTTCTACGCGCAAGTTAAGCAAGTGCGTTCCTTGGCTAGTCGTGATCTCCTTTTGCATATGCCCCGACTGACTCTCCTGCGAAGCTGAACTAACTCCAGCCCGACTAGCCAACTCGCCCATTATCACCCGATAACGTTCAGGATTGAGATGAGCAACAGGATGAAGCGCCCCGTCGACACGTAGGCGTACACGGATATTGTCACGCTCGTTCTCGATGTGTATATCGCTCGCACCCAGCTTATCAGCCTGCTGAATCAGATAATCAAACAGCTCACCACTACTAACGCTGTTTAGTGTCCGACTCACCTCGGCAATTGTGTCGCTATCGCCATCTTTTGCAATCTTGATATCGTTGTATATGGTCTTTTTTGGAGGGTCATAACGAAGCATGAGAGCACGATAACCACTCAGGCTAATCAAAAAGAACTGAATGATGTGACCTTGCTCGTTATACTCTTTACGCATTTTTTCGATAACCGACTGCGGAGTCTGAGCAGTCACGCCAAACTGAAACGAAGTCTGACCATCTCCTTTGACCAGTGGCACCATCTTGTCTCGGTGCATCGCCTCGATCGGCATTACATCTAGGGCTAGAGGCAAGTTCTCTTCAAATTCTCGTGTATCAATATAAGGAAACCCAAGTA contains these protein-coding regions:
- a CDS encoding NAD-dependent malic enzyme, encoding MDYNTLALRLHEQYKGKITTKLRDPSKLDKEKLSAYYSPGVGAISQAIATNPADLGKYTWTNNLVAVVSDGSAILGLGDLGPKAAMPVMEGKALLFKHFADIDSVPIVLDVHTPDEIVATVKAIAPSFGAINLEDIAAPKCFEIEERLKAELDIPVFHDDQHGTAVVTLAGLINAMKVVKKDLKSAKIVMIGAGAAGTAIAKLLHKYGAENIYAVDSRGIISDARDDLNEEKKALMSYLRTDISGKLSDAITDADIFIGVSKPGLLTPELVAKMANKPVVFALANPVPEIMPDVAKEAGVAVIATGRSDFPNQVNNAIAFPGIFRGALDHGVKKITDDHKIAAAEALASLVDNPTPEEVIPSPFDDRVVPAVAQVIR